A genomic stretch from Halopiger aswanensis includes:
- a CDS encoding HalOD1 output domain-containing protein yields MSPVRIHHRFDWAQTTPSAAIVAVIAIIENVDPMDLEFVLYNYVDPGALDSLVSNDAAVALSFRIERYNIRIDGNELTVRRE; encoded by the coding sequence GTGAGCCCTGTTCGTATTCACCATCGATTCGATTGGGCGCAGACCACGCCGAGCGCCGCCATCGTCGCCGTCATCGCGATCATCGAAAACGTCGATCCGATGGATCTCGAGTTCGTCCTCTACAACTACGTCGATCCCGGGGCGCTCGATTCGCTGGTGAGCAACGACGCTGCAGTCGCGCTTTCGTTTCGGATCGAACGGTACAACATCAGGATCGACGGCAACGAGCTAACGGTCCGCCGTGAATGA
- a CDS encoding HPP family protein yields MLEQLRARLDALGRRLRRLERRELDAVLRWIERTGNLLHLSVLVFVPLLIGAVTWLSNATAIVSFLLFPPLASGTYTLFADPEGRYSDPWTFVGGMTVGACCGWVAIAVVSGLGLHSGTVSAAGAALGIFFTGALTWALDLEEPTAFSTALLVLVTGNAQPIYVLGIVVSSSFVAAAFVVWRDRFYEQRARYLYQTTSGDDHVLVPMSERCGAAGVDPATVARFAAELAGAHEAGKVVLFETVYEERDGGEATESAADNDDLDDSDERAADTVDAIERLAADLESQYDVPCEVIVASDDRPDPSARLVLQTARAQNCDLIVTPYAEDDRGGLSSFIRGLFDSEIDVIAFRTSDGRTEWRQVLVPVRGAGDTARAMTDFALRLAGRYRPVSVCTCIKRESRRRKAENTLANLIDAFDGRFETHVVTEPVAQYLSRVDSQYDVVFLGSSTDRSAASRFVSPPTFEKVSDLDADVAIVHRGRHR; encoded by the coding sequence ATGCTCGAGCAGTTGCGAGCACGCCTTGACGCGCTCGGACGGCGGCTGCGCCGCCTCGAGCGGCGCGAACTCGACGCCGTGTTGCGCTGGATCGAACGGACGGGGAACCTGTTGCACCTCTCGGTGCTCGTCTTCGTGCCGCTGCTCATCGGGGCCGTCACGTGGCTCTCGAACGCGACGGCGATCGTCTCCTTCCTGCTCTTTCCACCGCTAGCGTCGGGCACGTACACCCTCTTTGCCGATCCGGAAGGTCGGTACTCGGACCCGTGGACGTTCGTCGGCGGGATGACCGTCGGCGCGTGCTGTGGCTGGGTCGCGATCGCGGTCGTCAGCGGGTTAGGGCTCCACAGCGGCACCGTCAGCGCCGCCGGCGCGGCCCTGGGAATCTTCTTTACCGGTGCACTCACCTGGGCGCTGGACTTAGAGGAGCCGACGGCGTTCTCGACCGCCCTGCTCGTGCTCGTGACCGGGAACGCGCAACCGATCTACGTGCTCGGGATCGTCGTCTCGAGTTCGTTCGTCGCGGCGGCCTTCGTCGTCTGGCGCGATCGGTTCTACGAGCAGCGGGCCCGCTACCTCTACCAGACGACCAGCGGCGACGATCACGTGCTCGTGCCGATGAGCGAGCGGTGTGGGGCCGCGGGCGTGGATCCGGCGACCGTCGCCCGGTTCGCCGCCGAACTGGCGGGCGCCCACGAGGCGGGAAAGGTCGTGCTCTTCGAGACGGTCTACGAGGAGCGTGACGGCGGGGAAGCGACCGAATCCGCCGCCGACAACGACGACCTGGACGACTCCGACGAGCGCGCAGCCGATACCGTCGACGCGATCGAACGGCTCGCGGCCGACCTCGAGTCGCAGTACGACGTCCCTTGCGAGGTCATCGTCGCCAGCGACGACCGCCCCGACCCGTCGGCGCGGCTCGTCCTCCAGACCGCCAGAGCCCAGAACTGCGATCTCATCGTCACGCCCTACGCGGAAGACGACAGAGGCGGCCTCTCGTCGTTCATCCGCGGGCTGTTCGACAGCGAGATCGACGTCATCGCCTTCCGCACGAGCGACGGTCGCACCGAGTGGCGACAGGTGCTGGTGCCGGTCCGCGGGGCCGGCGACACCGCCCGCGCGATGACCGATTTCGCGCTGCGACTGGCCGGCCGCTACCGCCCAGTCAGCGTCTGTACGTGCATCAAACGCGAATCCCGACGCCGAAAAGCCGAAAACACGCTGGCGAACCTCATCGACGCCTTCGACGGCCGCTTCGAGACGCACGTGGTCACCGAACCCGTCGCGCAGTACCTCTCGCGGGTCGACTCGCAGTACGACGTGGTCTTCCTCGGCTCGAGCACCGACCGGTCGGCCGCCTCGCGGTTCGTCTCGCCGCCGACGTTCGAGAAGGTCAGCGACCTCGACGCCGACGTGGCGATCGTCCACCGGGGT